In a genomic window of Diabrotica undecimpunctata isolate CICGRU chromosome 2, icDiaUnde3, whole genome shotgun sequence:
- the LOC140433951 gene encoding uncharacterized protein, producing MYRQVIVHEENRPLQQIVWRDNPTDNINVYQLNTVTYGQKSAPFLAMRCMRQLTFEHESQFLLAAKSILEDFYVNDLFTGSNNLQDLQMRCNDIFKILESGKFILRKWISNNPETILNINCNDISNNVINIGDSDSFKTLGIQWMSQQDILCFKISLTENSNHLFTKRQILSIISKIYDPLGLLSPVILIVKLIIQNQFRLQKLWDEIIPPELNNSWTLNIINYHV from the coding sequence ATGTATCGACAAGTAATTGTCCATGAAGAAAATAGACCACTACAACAAATTGTCTGGAGAGACAATCCAACAGATAATATTAATGTGTATCAATTAAATACTGTAACCTATGGCCAAAAATCAGCTCCATTCTTGGCAATGAGATGCATGCGTCAGTTAACCTTTGAACATGAATCTCAGTTTCTTTTAGCTGCAAAATCCATATTAGAAGACTTTTATGTAAATGATCTGTTCACAGGATCAAACAATTTACAAGATTTACAAATGAGAtgtaatgatatttttaaaattttagaatcTGGAAAATTTATTTTGAGAAAATGGATTTCCAATAATCCTGAAACCATTCTTAACATTAATTGTAATGATATTTCCAACAATGTTATTAACATAGGAGATTCTGATAGTTTTAAAACTCTTGGAATCCAATGGATGAGTCAACAAGATATTCTTTGCTTCAAAATTTCTCTTACTGAAAATTCCAATCATTTATTTACTAAACGCCAAATATTATCTATTATTTCCAAAATTTATGATCCTTTAGGTCTGTTAAGTCCAGTCATATTAATTGTTAAACTAATAATTCAAAATCAATTTCGACTTCAAAAACTATGGGATGAAATAATCCCTCCAGAATTAAATAACAGTTGGACCCTCAACATAATCAACTACCATGTCTAA
- the LOC140433950 gene encoding uncharacterized protein, with protein sequence MKNPEWNTQVNIKHRRKLFLDELGKQLTSPNIKRRAEAIQEEPTGYHKLVIAAIETTGVSVKKQIEMPQSATKRGRCYSCRGSDNKYSKSKPEISEVQLRHDSGSNLLVEFDQIQLQIEIATSEDKLQEQVDERDAFENRYFKAISFLKDYINTNTVINTLPPSSTPHVDSLNHILMPKMKIPVFEGDFEQWLEFKATFTSVVHSNTTLPDTHKFQLLRQSVDGYAKRIVDKIKFSGNYYQTAWDALCMRYDNKKLLVNKHIKAIFNLDSIQKESPKHLRHLLDSVSDSMSSMDSLQITKSSLTDLLLIYIISNKLDKQSYREWNECPIKEELPTSTEFFNFLKVKVDTLEEIQDQSSQKPNNNYSKNSGFNYKHANRDSRGEYQKRVFQVNVAEKKSCVLCKGNHLIYSCIEFLKLDTKNRLSKVINLKLCHNCLRHGHKATECTLRPCIKCNSKHNSLIHFENSQQHSTDNALKSPLDSSSVNCVQSDELPPTVTHQFSAQTMNIKHSQVLLSTVVFNVKSNNHELIPCRAILDSGAQTNLIKESFCKKLNMSMTPINLAISGINQTVSTISNQIPSTSFDIKNFNIPCNIQLSDPLFNESGSIDAIIGAHLFWDLLCDGKINLGKGLPSLQNTKLGWIVNGAVPYETTHAVCHFTRTIAEDEQLKLFWEIDSIPDPIPPSKDDICCEQIFETTTTRSENGHFIVQLPFKFSPELLLDSLHTAISRFLLLEKRFSRDKELNDLYK encoded by the exons ATGAAAAATCCGGAATGGAACacccaagtaaatataaaacatcgCAGAAAACTATTTCTGGATGAGCTTGGAAAACAATTAACCTCACCCAATATAAAACGAAGAGCTGAAGCAATACAAGAAGAACCCACCGGGTACCATAAATTGGTTATCGCTGCAATAGAGACCACCGGTGTTAGTGTAAAGAAGCAAATAGAAATGCCACAATCTGCAACAAAACGAGGTCGTTGTTATTCTTGTAGGGGTagtgacaataaatattcaaaaag CAAACCTGAAATATCAGAAGTTCAGTTAAGACATGACTCTGGTAGCAATTTGTTAGTTGAATTTGATCAGATCCAACTACAAATTGAGATTGCTACCAGTGAAGATAAACTACAAGAACAAGTTGATGAAAGAGATGCTTTTGAAAATAGGTATTTTAAagcaattagttttttaaaagatTACATTAACACTAATACAGTAATTAATACATTGCCTCCTAGTTCTACACCACATGTAGACTCATTAAATCATATCTTGATGCCAAAAATGAAAATACCTGTTTTTGAAGGTGATTTTGAACAGTGGTTGGAATTCAAAGCCACATTTACCAGTGTAGTTCATTCAAATACCACACTTCCAGATACTCATAAATTTCAGCTCTTGAGACAATCTGTGGATGGATATGCCAAACGTattgttgataaaattaaatTCTCAGGAAATTATTATCAGACTGCATGGGATGCACTCTGTATGCGGtatgataataaaaaattattagtcAATAAACATATTAAAGCCATTTTCAATTTAGATTCCATCCAAAAGGAATCACCTAAACATTTAAGGCATTTATTAGATAGTGTCTCAGATAGCATGTCATCCATGGACAGTTTACAAATTACAAAAAGTAGTTTAACTGAccttttattgatttatattatttcCAATAAATTAGATAAACAAAGTTATAGAGAATGGAATGAATGTCCTATTAAAGAAGAGCTTCCTACTTcaactgaattttttaattttctaaaagtaaaagtagacacTTTGGAAGAAATTCAAGACCAAAGTAGTCAAAAACCTAATAACAATTATAGTAAAAattctggttttaattataaacatgcaAACCGTGATAGTCGAGGTGAATATCAAAAAAGAGTTTTCCAAGTTAATGTTGCAGAAAAAAAGTCTTGCGTTTTGTGTAAAGGTAACCATTTAATATATTCATGTATTGAATTCCTAAAATTAGATACAAAAAATAGATTGTCTAAAGTCATTAATTTAAAGTTGTGTCATAATTGTTTGAGACATGGACATAAAGCTACTGAATGTACTTTAAGACCATGCATAAAATGTAATTCCAAACATAACTcattaatacattttgaaaatagTCAGCAACATTCAACTGACAATGCTTTAAAATCTCCATTAGATTCATCATCAGTTAACTGTGTACAAAGTGATGAGTTGCCACCAACGGTAACCCATCAGTTTTCTGCACAAACAATGAATATTAAACATAGCCAAGTTCTTTTATCAACAGTGGTTTTTAATGTTAAATCCAATAATCATGAATTAATTCCATGTAGAGCAATTTTAGATAGTGGTGCTCAAacaaacttaataaaagaaagtttttgtaaaaaattaaatatgtccATGACTCCTATTAACCTAGCCATTAGTGGTATAAATCAAACAGTATCAA CTATTTCAAATCAAATTCCTTCAACCAGttttgatattaaaaactttaatatccCATGCAATATTCAATTATCTGATCCTTTGTTTAATGAATCTGGTAGCATTGATGCTATTATTGGTGCCCATCTATTTTGGGACCTCCTTTGTGATGGAAAAATCAACCTAGGAAAAGGTTTGCCAAGTTTACAAAATACTAAATTGGGTTGGATAGTAAACGGAGCTGTCCCCTATGAGACAACTCATGCAGTGTGTCATTTCACTAGAACTATAGCCGAAGATGAGCAGTTAAAACTATTTTGGGAAATTGATTCAATCCCAGATCCCATaccaccatcaaaagatgatattTGCTGTGAGCAAATATTTGAAACCACTACCACTAGATCAGAAAATGGACACTTTATTGTTCAGCTTCCATTTAAGTTTTCACCTGAATTATTATTAGACTCCTTACATACAGCAATTAGCAGATTTTTGTTGCTAGAAAAAAGATTTTCGAGAGATAAGGAACTTAATGATTTGTATAAATAA